In the Thiovulum sp. ES genome, one interval contains:
- a CDS encoding sulfide-quinone oxidoreductase Sqr (PFAM: Pyridine nucleotide-disulphide oxidoreductase) produces the protein MAKVVILGSGFAGQTAALNLRKDLGKKHEVVVVTPNKKFGYVPSWVWVGVARMDVSETQFDLAPVYKKKKIGYVNGLAKSIHVDEQFVMVDLLSGGQEKVEYDYLINATGPRLAYDMTEGLGPDQGGYSVSICTPNHAQEAGEEYLKMVERMEKGETVKFLIGTGHGMATCQGAAFEYIHNIAFDLEERGLLDRARIKWLSNEAALGDFGVGGMVIGKAGHIVSGKIFAEASFMDRGMEWITGAHVKKVEEGKATYITIDSAEERVEEFDFAMLIPAFAGVPLKYINKNGDDITGDLCAPNGMLKVDADYTSAPKGFDNWKKEDWPLTYQNQTYKNIYGAGIAFAPPHPISKPNKAPDGTPITASPPRTGMAAGIIGHVVAMSIADIVNGKSTEPEHTGSMGDFGAACVASMGKSFSKGGAAVIAMYPVVPDYDKFEYGRDMDATFGDEGLAGHWLKALLHHLFIYKMKGKLGWWLIPD, from the coding sequence ATGGCAAAAGTTGTTATTTTAGGTTCGGGATTTGCTGGGCAAACTGCTGCTCTCAATCTCCGAAAAGATTTAGGTAAAAAACACGAAGTCGTTGTTGTTACTCCTAACAAAAAGTTTGGATATGTTCCATCTTGGGTTTGGGTTGGTGTTGCAAGAATGGATGTTAGTGAAACTCAATTCGATTTAGCCCCAGTCTATAAAAAGAAAAAAATCGGCTATGTTAATGGTCTTGCAAAGTCAATTCATGTTGATGAGCAATTCGTTATGGTTGATCTTCTTTCTGGTGGTCAAGAAAAAGTTGAATATGACTATCTTATTAATGCGACTGGTCCTAGACTCGCATATGATATGACAGAGGGACTTGGTCCAGATCAAGGTGGATATTCTGTTTCAATCTGTACTCCAAATCATGCTCAAGAGGCTGGTGAAGAGTATCTTAAAATGGTTGAGCGAATGGAAAAAGGCGAAACTGTTAAATTCCTTATCGGAACAGGACACGGAATGGCAACTTGTCAAGGTGCTGCTTTTGAGTATATTCACAATATCGCTTTTGACCTTGAAGAGAGAGGACTATTAGACCGAGCAAGAATCAAGTGGCTTTCTAACGAAGCGGCTCTTGGTGATTTCGGTGTTGGTGGAATGGTTATTGGTAAAGCTGGACACATTGTTTCTGGAAAAATCTTTGCTGAAGCCTCTTTCATGGATAGAGGAATGGAGTGGATTACTGGAGCTCATGTTAAAAAAGTTGAAGAAGGAAAAGCTACTTACATCACTATTGATTCTGCGGAAGAGAGAGTTGAAGAGTTTGACTTTGCGATGTTAATTCCTGCTTTTGCTGGTGTTCCTCTTAAATACATCAACAAAAATGGTGACGATATTACTGGTGATCTTTGTGCTCCTAACGGAATGCTTAAAGTTGATGCTGACTATACTTCTGCTCCAAAAGGTTTCGACAATTGGAAAAAAGAGGATTGGCCTTTAACTTACCAAAACCAAACTTACAAAAATATCTATGGTGCAGGAATTGCATTTGCTCCTCCACATCCAATCTCAAAACCAAATAAAGCTCCAGACGGAACTCCAATTACTGCTTCACCTCCACGAACTGGTATGGCTGCGGGAATTATCGGACATGTTGTTGCAATGTCTATTGCTGATATTGTTAATGGAAAATCGACTGAACCAGAACATACAGGTTCTATGGGAGATTTTGGTGCTGCTTGTGTTGCTTCTATGGGTAAATCATTCTCAAAAGGTGGTGCTGCTGTAATCGCAATGTATCCAGTTGTTCCTGACTATGACAAATTTGAGTATGGTCGAGATATGGATGCCACTTTTGGAGATGAGGGTCTTGCGGGACACTGGTTAAAAGCTCTTCTACACCACCTGTTTATCTACAAAATGAAAGGTAAATTAGGCTGGTGGTTAATTCCAGATTAA